The window ttagacatctttatttgtcattttgtatgtacagagtgcatacagaacgaaatttcgttgcatacagcttgtaattaaaggatattgtgtttattaaaatttcTCTTATTAATGCAGTTAAGATTGAATACTTTTTACTCATAatttcagaaatacatcagtggtacaactacaaacttttatttatttcatcaagattttatttgatagatcAACCCAAAgatgaaaagtaaaaagatgCACTGTTTTCTAAATGTAAGTGCTTAATTCAATTCTCCGTAGAACTACCCTtagctgcagttacagctgcatcTCTTTCAACTCTTAAAACTCTTTAGATGCATGTCTACCAATTTTGCTCATCTAGGGGCTGAAATATTTGccctttcttctttgcaaaatagctaaaCCTCAGTTGGAGTGGAGAGAGAGCATCTAAGAACATATTCTTGAAGGAGCAACAAGAAAAatatcattattttagatataacTAAAAATATAGTGAtgtgaaaaactaaatttatctttttttagatggaatacGGTATAACGTGACACACCATGTctgtgtgttgttctccagtctcttgtttacaaagccgaGCCAGTGTCATAGATCAACTGGAGGCGAGATCAACTGGTGGTGGCAGCTGGAAAACGCAGATGAGTCTAAAGGGCAGGTGGCTGTGCGTCGATgcctgtttaaaaatgtgttagaCATCCAGTTTGTTGAATACATTTATGTTgcaacttggaaaaaaaatgtttcaaatatcTGATGATCGCAGAGCAGTATTCAGTGGCAAGAATCTTGTTTTGGGATCTCTGCCGCTGATCacaaaataataacagagaaagTCTGGGCTGTTACCAGATCCTAGTAGGGTTGTCAAAAGAATTGATACTCAAACGCTGTATCCGGATACAATAGTACTTTCATGCTCAAGCTTTATTCAGGGCTGATAGGACGCTGAGTTTGGTCACCTGATttatatcacctgttctgaaactgaaaactcGTATGACAGCGTGAGGTAGAATTACTCAGAGTagctgctttctactcaggcTAGAGTGGCCATTCTTTCTGATATGAGTTCCTGGTCTTTGGGGCTTAAATCATGTGAACCTGCTGCTATGTTCCTGTTCATAGCTAGCTGGGTTTAAGAGACAGACAAGATGGGAGGCTGAATGAAGCGTTGGCATCTTTAGATTGGGTTGAATGCAATGATGAAGTAGCAGCAGGACCTGTGATTAAGCTGGAAGCTAAGATATTTGAGGTGTGACAGGAACGCTGTCATCAATAAAGGTTGACTGGTTGTTTAGTTGAGGGCAGGAGAGGAGGATGCAGAGCTTGTCCCTAACCTTTACCTCTTGATCAATATATTTAGCTTATTGGCTCTCCACAGACTTCTATCAATCTGATGCTCACAGGAGGATCAGATTGATAGAAGACAGATATTTTTCATGCCTGACTGACAACACGTCTTTATGTTCCTGTACTAGAGTTTGCTCTCCAGCTTTTTTATGTACACCTCCTACAGACCTACAGTCCTTTATCTTGACTTTAAGCTGTTTTTATATTCCTCAGTAATTCCCTGTCTACCTTGCTAGAGGCTCTTCTTGTTCTTATTAAATGGTTCCTTTCAGGTGAATGGACAGATGTGCCATGTTGCTCTTTAATGTGCCCAACTAGCACATTGATGAAAGTTTCGTTTCCCAACTCTTCAAATCCTTACCTGTTACAGACTCaaaatttcatgttttttttttattattattatttttattaaaggcttttttagcatttttacttTACCAGGTCCATCCCAGGCATCATCTTTAAATATCTCTTGGTAGCTGAGTCCATCCTATTAACACCTGTAAAAGCTTTTCCTTTTAAACAGCAGCTGCTCAAAGGAACCATAACCTCGTGTAAAATAACAACCTGTTCTTAGATTTATTACAGCAGAAATAAGCATATGTGTGGTTACTTAGAAATTTTAGGGTTTAATAATTTCAAAACatctttaatttgttaaaatataaaaagataatTATTCTTGTGATATATTCATGgaaatcaatatgttttttgttgttcttctgCCTCTTCAGTTCTCCCACAGCATTATAtttggaaggaggaggaggttcCCACTGAACATCACATCTGCAGCCAAGAGAGTAACTCCAGTTTGGACCAAGAAGAGCCACAATCTTTTTTGACAGAGGAGGAACTGAAGAAACCCAAATCTCAACAGATAAAAGAGAACAGGGCTAAACTAGAACCACCACAAATAAAGGAGGAACCACAGCATCCAGCAATAAAGTACGAAGAGGAGCAACTCTATATTAGTCTGGAGAAAGAGCAGCTGGGACAGCAGCAGTCATCTGATTCCTTTACAGTAGTTGCTGTTTACGAGGAAACAGACCACAGCGAACCAGAATCATACAAGGACCAACTCATCGCTCAGATTTTCTCTGAGtctgagaaacaaaaacaggaaaggaGCGACCTTGAAGATTCAGAATCAAGTAGAGATGAAGAAAATAAGAGTGTTCAGCAAATGAGAGGTGATGTTGAGGATGTGGTCAACACAGAAGTGGAAAGACGGGAGACAGTACACACAAATGACAATATTTCAGCTTGTAAAATTTGTGGTAAAAGTTTTGCTAAGAAGTTTTTGCCTGatcacatgagaattcacactGGTCAGAAACCTTTCTCCTGTGTGacttgtggaaaaagttttacaaTGCAGGCAATCTTAAAGCTTCACATAAAATCGCACACAAGTGAGAAGCCTTTATCATGTTTAACCTGTGGCAAACATTTCAGTAATAGAGTGAGATTATACCGGCACACAAGAACCCATAGAGATGAAAAGCCTTTTTCCTGTATGACTTGTGGAAAACGTTTTAGTCGCAAAAGTAATTTTGCTGCTCACACgaaaactcacacaggtgagaaacgTTTCTCGTGTTCGGTGTGTGGAAAAACTTTCACCGTAAAAGGAAATTTATCTCGGCACATAAGAACTCATACAGGTGAAAGGCCTTTTTCATGTATGACTTGTGgaaaactttttattcaagaaagTAATTTTACTGATCACATGAAAACTCACACGGGTGAGAAACCTTTCTCATGTCtgacatgtggaaaaaaatttcATATAAAGGCAAGTTTATCTcggcacaaaaaaatccacacaggcgagaagcctttttcctgtatGACTTGTGGAAAACGTTTTAATCGCAAAAGTAATTTCACTGCTCACATCAAAACTCACACGGGTGAGAAACCTTTCTCATGTTTGACATGTGGAAAAACTTTCAGCATAAAAGGAAATTTATCTCGGCACATAAAATCTCATACAGgcgagaagcctttctcatgtcTGACTTGTGGAAGAAATTTCTGTGATAGACCAAGTTTTTCTCAGCACATAAAAATCCATTCAGGCGAGAAGCGTTTTCCTATATGACTTGTGGAAAACGTTTTAATGGGGCATTCTTCAAATGATGTCACATTTGCCCAGAAACATTCCGGTTTTCTGGCTGGTCGGACAAGCAGAGGGCAGAGCAAATGTAGAAACCACGTTCAGGTGTCTGCTCAGAGTCCACAGTAAAGTCCTCTCTGCTACAAGCTCATAtacaacactgacatttcttgGCAATCCTTCGAGGTTTTGAAAAATccacggggaaaaaaaactcccatcaTCATATTACgagtcactccagcagatacAAACACAGTGGTGTTTTCTTGTTGCCATAATATGTCTGTTTTGCTGATATTCAGGACAGGTCTGTCCACTATTTGACTCATAGAAGTAAAGCTATTTTCAGCGCTACCGCTCTGCTTGTACGGCCACAAGATGGTCGCAATTCATCTTTCTAAATTTACtaatttgaggaatgccctattGCAGAGCTCAATTGACTAGTCATATTGTTACAGAtgatgagattacagagactgggcTGCGAAAGGCAGTTACCATGGAAACAACAGATTAACAGACACTGGAGAGACAGAGTCTAACATACTTcgattggacagaatgactgattaggggaaaatgtgtcagcttggacatgtttacattttagcatgatcttctccaccaatgtgatgaaaggagcactgatatcatactgggGATGCCCTTGAATGGATGTACACAATTGGTCCTACTTAATATTTGTGAGTAACTCTGGCATCTGGAAATCTACCCGATTCACATCGTTGTGTATCAGAGTCCAGtactgtaaacatccctctgccttttagattacaTATGTGAAAACATAGTTTCTATCTTCTACAGAAGTTTACAAATTGagaacaccacattattcaggaAAAGAACCTGGGAGGACCGTAATGGGACGCGGTCAACTCTTAACAATATGATAACATACAGAGGTCATCAGGTGCAATCTTGTGATATTCTCAAACATTTGGGGGCTTCAGAACTGCCAGGTGGAAAGTTGAAGTTTGTAGATAAGGCAATCATTAAATTGGGTTTGTAATGATTGGTTAATATTCTTGTAAAATATTTAGTGCAGTTTCTCTTTTAAGTTTGCTGCTAGAACTTTAATACAGTGTTGTGCTGTTGCTTCaataatgtaaatgttttattttcaacattaaactatTTTCTTGGTTTGTGTTTTATCTGCTCTCTCTCCAGCTATCTCTCTTCAATCGCTGTCTGGGCACAACATTCAAGTCACTTGACAACAAGAATCAATTTCTCTGTTACTGTAAACATCATTGTACCGTAACTGCTCAAAACCACAAATCTGGATTGGTTAGACCACCAAAATAATCTGTAGTGCTCTGTAGCAAAGCTTAACCTGCAGTGGCTCACACCTTTGATTCAGTTTCAGCATAAAGTTCAATTTCACTCACATCTGCCACTATAAATTCACTATAACTCATATAGTGAACTTGATCAAACAGAAATAATGTTATGCTATTCTTGTAGATCATGGATCATTTGGTGAAAGCCATAGACCCCACTGAGATTAGCAAGGAGGGAAACAGTTTCATTttacaaagtatttttaaaaaaggaacataaaaacaaaagcaatatTAAGGGTTAATATAATTCCTTTagtgcaggggtgtcaaactaatttctatatggggccactttggcgtcataaagtcattaaaagggccggtagCACGTGTaaagacgatacttttcatttcataatttcattccagttcacatagaagtataaaaaatgcacagtaacataaaaatagcaaccttaggcccagtttatacagtttatctgcaagaaaagttgatattggggtgagttacacttacaggtgGCACAgctttagccactttatacactttaaaaggatatatacctctactttatgacatgatatacctttttttttggctcttgagggccggaaaatttaccttgacgggccggattcggcccgcgggccttgagtttgacacctgtgctttaGTGTATATAATATACAATGACATATGTTATATATTGTAGTTTGCTGTTTGTTGGCTGATCTTTGTAAGGATGTGTTTTGGGTCCCATTTGTAAAGTTACACAGTTAAACATTAATATCAATATTTTGGGTAAATTAGCCTTTcatacaagaaaaacaaaatgtgggtGATTTTCCTAGTCATACTTAATAGTCATGTTTTTATCATGTCATTCATATATACATTTCTCAGTTTGTAACTAAATAATTACaaggtaaatatttattttgaaaacaattgtatgtatttattttaatatttagctATTTACGATCTACAGTAGGGAGCCTTTTCCAATTTCCAGGGACAGTcccctttttgttctctgttaaAATTGACCCCATaaatgtccctgatttcagcG of the Fundulus heteroclitus isolate FHET01 chromosome 12, MU-UCD_Fhet_4.1, whole genome shotgun sequence genome contains:
- the LOC118564739 gene encoding uncharacterized protein LOC118564739 isoform X2; protein product: MSSTQSLREFIRERLTAAAEEIFTEFDKTIVHYEEELDRQRRLLEICYKPQINLQRIVSCLQSRASVIDQLEARSTGGGSWKTQMSLKFSHSIIFGRRRRFPLNITSAAKRVTPVWTKKSHNLF
- the LOC118564739 gene encoding gastrula zinc finger protein XlCGF57.1-like isoform X1 — translated: MSSTQSLREFIRERLTAAAEEIFTEFDKTIVHYEEELDRQRRLLEICYKPQINLQRIVLPQHYIWKEEEVPTEHHICSQESNSSLDQEEPQSFLTEEELKKPKSQQIKENRAKLEPPQIKEEPQHPAIKYEEEQLYISLEKEQLGQQQSSDSFTVVAVYEETDHSEPESYKDQLIAQIFSESEKQKQERSDLEDSESSRDEENKSVQQMRGDVEDVVNTEVERRETVHTNDNISACKICGKSFAKKFLPDHMRIHTGQKPFSCVTCGKSFTMQAILKLHIKSHTSEKPLSCLTCGKHFSNRVRLYRHTRTHRDEKPFSCMTCGKRFSRKSNFAAHTKTHTGEKRFSCSVCGKTFTVKGNLSRHIRTHTGERPFSCMTCGKLFIQESNFTDHMKTHTGEKPFSCLTCGKKFHIKASLSRHKKIHTGEKPFSCMTCGKRFNRKSNFTAHIKTHTGEKPFSCLTCGKTFSIKGNLSRHIKSHTGEKPFSCLTCGRNFCDRPSFSQHIKIHSGEKRFPI